One region of Carya illinoinensis cultivar Pawnee chromosome 8, C.illinoinensisPawnee_v1, whole genome shotgun sequence genomic DNA includes:
- the LOC122319120 gene encoding pyrrolidone-carboxylate peptidase 1-like, with product MGSEGPPAITIYVTGFKKFHGVSENPTETIVGNLKEYVEKKGLPKGLTLGSCSILETAGQGALAHLYQTLQSAISGVDTESSNSGRTIWVHFGVNSGATRFALEHQAVNEATFRCPDEMGWKPQKAPIIPADGGISHIRKTSLPVEEVTKALAKMGYKVMTSDDAGRFVCNYVYYHSLRFAEQNGTKSLFVHVPLFLTIDEETQMQFAAALLEVLASLN from the exons ATGGGGTCTGAAGGGCCTCCTGCAATAACAATTTATGTGACGGGTTTCAAAAAATTCCATGGAGTTTCGGAGAATCCAACTGAGACAATTGTTGGTAATCTCAAAGAGTATGTAGAGAAGAAGGGATTGCCTAAAGGTCTAACTCTTGGGAGTTGCAGCATTCTTGAGACTGCAGGACAGGGAGCGCTTGCTCATTTGTACCAGACATTGCAATCTGCCATTAGTGGGGTGGACACAGAATCTTCAAATTCTGGAAGAACTATTTGG GTACACTTTGGAGTTAATAGTGGTGCAACAAGGTTTGCCCTTGAGCATCAAGCTGTCAATGAGGCTACTTTCCGTTGTCCTGATGAGATGGGATGGAAGCCCCAG AAAGCTCCCATCATTCCTGCAGATGGTGGAATCTCACACATACGAAAg ACTTCTCTTCCAGTTGAGGAGGTCACCAAGGCCTTAGCAAAGATGGGTTATAAAGTGATGACCTCAGATGATGCAGGCCGCTTCGTGTGCAATTATGTTTACTATCATTCCCTTCGGTTTGCGGAACAAAATGGGACCAAATCGTTATTTGTGCACGTGCCTCTCTTCTTGACGATAGACGAGGAGACCCAAATGCAGTTCGCTGCCGCATTGTTGGAGGTACTAGCTTCTTTAAATTGA